In Oncorhynchus clarkii lewisi isolate Uvic-CL-2024 chromosome 16, UVic_Ocla_1.0, whole genome shotgun sequence, one genomic interval encodes:
- the LOC139368788 gene encoding dual specificity protein phosphatase 7-like, with protein sequence MTNVTESKSVEWLQLELESGGSSLLLLDCRSHELYESSHIETAINLAIPALMLRRFKKGNIPIRTIIPNHEDKEKFVRRCSTDTVILYDECTVDWQDGATGSVLGLLLQKLWDDGRKAYYLEGGFGKFQTEYPEHCETLLDSSCPSSSPPLSVLGFGSLRISSDLSDGESDREPSSATESEESPLPNIQPAFPVQILPFLYLGCAKDSTNLDVLGQYNIKYILNVTPNLPNMFEHDGLFTYKQIPISDHWSQNLSQFFPEAISFIDEARSKQCGVLVHCLAGISRSVTVTVAYLMQRLNLSLNDAYDFVKRKKSNISPNFNFMGQLLDFERTLGLHSLCDNRSSSNEQLYFTTPTNHNVFQLDTLEST encoded by the exons ATGACTAATGTGACTGAAAGTAAAAGCGTAGAATGGCTTCAACTCGAGTTGGAATCCGGGGGAAGTTCGCTGCTTTTGTTGGACTGCCGATCGCACGAGCTTTACGAATCATCCCACATAGAAACGGCGATCAATTTGGCAATTCCAGCATTGATGCTGCGAAGGTTTAAGAAGGGCAACATACCCATCCGAACTATCATACCGAACCACGAAGACAAGGAGAAATTCGTTAGACGTTGCAGTACAGATACAGTGATTCTATATGATGAGTGCACTGTGGACTGGCAGGATGGGGCCACTGGCTCGGTTCTGGGACTACTTCTTCAGAAACTATGGGACGACGGACGTAAAGCATATTACCTGGAAG GGGGATTTGGGAAGTTTCAGACCGAGTACCCAGAGCACTGTGAAACCCTCCTGGACAGCTCCTGTCccagctcctctccccctctctctgtcctaggcTTCGGAAGTCTCCGGATCAGTTCCGACCTCTCAGATGGTGAATCGGACCGTGAGCCGAGCAGCGCCACAGAGTCTGAGGAGAGCCCCCTTCCCAACATCCAACCTGCCTTCCCAGTCCAGATCCTCCCCTTCCTTTACCTGGGCTGTGCCAAAGACTCCACCAACCTGGACGTGCTGggccagtacaacatcaagtacATCCTGAACGTCACGCCCAATCTCCCCAACATGTTTGAACATGACGGCCTCTTTACGTACAAGCAGATCCCCATCTCGGACCACTGGAGTCAGAACTTGTCCCAGTTCTTTCCAGAGGCCATATCCTTCATCG ATGAGGCTCGGTCCAAGCAGTGTGGCGTCCTGGTACACTGTCTGGCTGGTATCAGCCGCTCTGTGACCGTGACCGTGGCCTACTTGATGCAGAggctcaacctgtctctcaatgACGCCTATGACTTTGTCAAGAGGAAGAAgtccaacatctcccccaacttcAACTTCATGGGCCAACTGCTGGACTTCGAGAGGACACTGGGGCTGCACAGCCTGTGTGACAACCGCTCCTCCTCCAATGAGCAGCTCTACTTCACCACGCCGACCAATCACAACGTGTTCCAGTTGGACACTCTGGAGTCGACGTGA